A part of Ammospiza caudacuta isolate bAmmCau1 chromosome 7, bAmmCau1.pri, whole genome shotgun sequence genomic DNA contains:
- the ODF2L gene encoding protein BCAP: protein MSSSSQASLSLPVHDCSAPSLDFDLQEKFILHTVEGKTRVPPGETGKLCSLIQPDKKDCHRTTQAIQDGKCFTDLSKESDSLKHQLNSKNIDTLMKELSESEIQNTNLRKKILEREKQIKELSSLLQCEKIKIQRQDHLSKAVKEVQAHLQRQIERKEAENYELKVKMQTLKNKIAEWKHQIGEYKCQKLALKETSEQKKIALEKAIRSQKQRAQLLEETVKDVTSKIKEHEVKLGEILSASDVWKNQHDRIVEEKTMLEVQIEGLENQIRGLKEDVERREKWRRNSEEEILGKLNSVNSENENIYLENKKLKASLATLEKSTVSVEYELLHLQEKAKLQENLLEHSKNEVQKRLIAVEELKSRYETVLNENTKITENKCLEADKVRHKMEAELKELEHVCDLLKATEENQQKLLAWERICAQKCKTLRELELQDNHSVTSMGSLCLEEICNIQKKYGDLQRQLGQVEYQNEELAYQLRKEDENLQSSKLQLEEKIAEYNALTRQLESALEEGRKMVAEEWEKTSYRERAFQTKLMLLEAEVRKRQEEKKQLLCLFHHNEKHHEVHLKELENRLQKSVIKNQSIQNYVQFLKEAYVTMFG from the exons ATGTCATCATCATCACAAGCATCCTTGTCTTTACCTGTGCATGACTGTTCTGCTCCTTCCTTGGACTTTGATCTTCAGGAAAAGTTTATTCTTCACACTGTTGAG GGAAAAACACGTGTGCCACCTGGAGAAACAGGAAAACTGTGTTCACTGATTCAGCCAGATAAAAAGGATTGTCACAGAACTACACAAGCCATCCAAGATGGGAAGTGTTTTACTGATTTGAGCAAAGAATCTGACAGTCTAAAACACCAA ttaaacagtaaaaatattgACACTTTGATGAAGGAGCTAAGTGAAAGTGAAATTCAGAATACT aatctcaggaaaaaaatacttgaaaggGAGAAACAGATTAAAGAACTTtcatccctgctccagtgtgaaAAA ATCAAGATACAGAGACAGGACCACCTGTCAAAAGCAGTAAAGGAAGTACAAGCTCACCTGCAGCGTCAGattgaaagaaaagaagcagaaaattatgaattaaaagtgaaaatgcag actctaaaaaataaaatagcagagTGGAAACATCAAATTGGTGAATACAAGTGCCAGAAGTTAGCCTTAAAGGAAACAAGTGAGCAAAAGAAGATAGCTCTGGAAAAAGCAATAAGATCCCAGAAACAAAGAGCTCAACTCTTAGAAGAAACTGTCAAAGATGTAACCtctaaaataaaagaacat GAAGTCAAACTGGGTGAGATACTGTCAGCTTCTGATGTCTGGAAAAACCAGCATGATAGAATAGTTGAAGAAAAGACAATGTTAGAAGTTCAAATAGAAGGTCTTGAGAA TCAGATCCGAGGCCTGAAGGAAGACGTGGAAAGAAGggagaaatggagaagaaaCTCAGAAGAGGAAATTCTTGGAAAGCTAAATTCTGTTaactctgaaaatgaaaatatttaccttgaaaacaaaaaattaaag GCTTCCCTTGCTACATTGGAGAAAAGTACAGTATCTGTTGAATATGAGTTGCTTCATCtgcaagaaaaagcaaagctgcAGGAAAACCTTTTAGAACACAGTAAAAATGAG GTACAAAAAAGACTAATTGCTGTGGAAGAATTGAAATCCAGATATGAAACAGTcttaaatgaaaacacaaaaataacagaaaacaaatgctTAGAAGCAGATAAG GTGAGGCACAAAATGGAGGCTGAGTTAAAGGAGTTAGAACATGTTTGTGACTTGCTGAAAGCAACTgaggaaaatcagcaaaaaCTTCTGGCCTGGGAAAGGATCTGTGCACAGAAATGCAAAACCCTCAGGGAGCTGGAGCTTCAG GATAACCATAGTGTAACTTCTATGGGCAGTCTTTGCTTAGAAGAGATCTGTAACATTCAGAAGAAATATGGAGATCTTCAAAG GCAATTAGGACAGGTGGAATATCAGAATGAAGAACTTGCTTACCAGCTCAGGAAAGAAGATGAGAATCTTCAGAGCAGTAAATTGCAGCTTGAAGAGAAAATTGCAGAATATAATGCATTGACCAGACAACTTGAATCTGCTTtggaagaagggagaaaaatg GTAGCTGAAGAATGGGAAAAAACGTCATACAGAGAACGAGCCTTTCAGACAAAACTGATGCTTCTTGAAGCTGAAGTGAGAAAgaggcaagaagaaaaaaaacaactcctCTGCTTATTTCACCAT aATGAAAAGCATCATGAAGTACATCTGAAAGAGCTGGAGAACCGCCTACAGAAGTCAGTGATCAAGAACCAGAGCATCCAGAATTATGTGCAGTTTTTGAAAGAAGCATATGTTACAATGTTTGGCTGA